cttcccccctcacaacaaacaccctgtgaggtaggtggagctgagagagctccaagaagctgtgactagcccaaggtcacccagctggcgtgtgtgggagtgtacaggctaatctgaattcccctgataagcctccacagctcagtcgacagagcggagaatcaaacccggttcctccagattagatgagctcttaacctcctacgccactgctgctccacagtacGGAAACAACTATGGCTCTTGGATGCTAGGGTAACCAGTAGGTGAAAAGATTGGCAAGAAAGATTTTTATGGACCTAAAGGACTTTTTAGCAATATAATCCAAGTGTACAGGTATTTGCCAGTGAATAAAATAATTATGCAGGGTGCTCATGTGCATATTATTGGGAGGTCTTATGGCTGTAATCCTAAGaaaactttcctgggagtaagacccaCTGAAAAAAATGGGACTGACTTCTGTGTGGGtctgctcaggattgctctgTGTGTGCACCACATCCTAATAAAGgatggttttggcctgcagaaacTTTAAGGATTATTAACCAACATCTCAATTACCAGTACTTGGTAGTTATATGGTTTAATTTATGGAAATAAGCCCTCCAATGCTTGTTCTTTGTTAATCTCTTTTTTTTGAATGTTGATATTTTGGCTCATTAATGGtaccaggttgcagacccttgatctacCTAGCGTGACAGGACAGGGGATGGGCTGTGCACCTGTAGTGTCTCTACTTAGTGGCTTCCGTGTTGGCTGCTGCGTTCACAGATCCCATTTGCACAGTGCATTTATGTATCACCAGTTCTCACAGTACATTTCATCACTAAGGAGATGCTGCTCAGGGAGCCCAGCTGGTTCTCACACTCAAAGCTTCAAGACCACCTATGAATATTCCCAGGAGCATCTATAGATTGAACAATTCTTTAAAAATGGACTATGTACTAAGTATGCTTTCCAACGGTACAAATGCCCTTGCTTAGAAAAGGTGACTGCTTGCCCTATGTTGTACAATTGCTATAGATATTGTGAGGTATTTTTGAAGCCACTATAATGGTCTTAAAATAcacagattcccctccccccagtttaaCCTGGTATATATCCAGGGAGGGTCTTTACACTTTGATAAATCATGTCTGGCAAACCTCCCtttgctcctttaaaaaacaaacaagccagaATCAAACATGGCACCCTTTAGGTAGTTTCCCATCAGGTTACATCTCCtttgtggagggggtggggaagcaaaaTTTGGTAGTACTTTGGCCTCCTGAAAGCTGTTATCTGTGGAACATTTTGTTGAATAGCATCTCTTCTTATTGGTTTATTGGCTTATTGGCACCATGGGGCAGTTTATGCCTACCGgctaaacttttatatatttttcattttcttcctcaaaTCCAATGTTGACAGAACCTCCCGAGGATGATGGTATGAATTACCTTGGTACTGCCTCCCATTCTACATTAACATGTTAACAGTGGattcaaaacaaaaatcagaagactagtgggggtggggggtggggagcagaataAAGCATTATGATAAACCTGTAGTTTGCCAACTTTTACGCCAACAAAGACTAGGAAATTGGACCTAGGACTCTTTTACAGTAGACTGGTCCAGATTGATATCAGAGATATTTTACAAAAATATTCCATTCTATATCAAAATGAGGCACATGCCTTTTCTTTACACACAGAGAAGAGCAACAAGACACAGTAATGGTTGCCTGCCTCAATGGTTGGTTCCTTTCTGGTCTTGGAATAGATAGCATCATTCATTGGTGACTACGGAGGTCTAATCTGGAAATTTGGCTGTAATTATGGGAAGAGCGACATCACACTCGGTCAGTTGTTGTGGAAGGAACAAAACTTCTCATCTGTATTGCTTTAAAATGTACACAGTAAatatgtatattaaaaaaaatacaataatacattgATCTTTGTAGTGTCGAACCAACTAGAAGGTATGTATGATGCAAGGCTTTAGCAAATGAGATCTATAGATACAAATTTCACTGCAGAGTATGTAGTAGACAAAtgtgtctctttttttctttaaatatgtaAATCCTACACtgtagggtttctttttttttcttttattttttgaagtggtagaaaatgttttgaataactGTCCATGAGCATGAGCCGACAATTCATTACTGAGATCCCCAGAATGCCAAAAAATTTGCAATGCAAACAATCAGTACTATATACCAACTCTGCAAAAAGCCCTCATACACACTCAGCCCCAAAAGAAGAGGCTTTTGCTGTACAACCTTAGATACTCTTCCTGGTTTCCATGTACCATTTGACACGACAGCAGCCATGTGAAGCTGCTTTTAACCTGGCAATTCCCATGTGCCAGGCTCATTGAATTGGTTAGAATgccacaggagagagagagagagagaaaatgctaGCAGCATAGCCATCAAATCATTTTCATATTAAACCTGCGTGGTCCAGGAACCTCCCCTTCCACCACCGCACCATTGTTTTTACGGGGGATATACTCAAGGTCAATATTGGTTTTATGCTTGCCTTTCCCTCGGCTCCACACAAAAAGAagtaagaaacaaaataaaaccacccCAAGGAATGTAAAACAGCCCATGGCTGTTGACACCAGTATTGTCTTGAGGTCAAGAGAAAATGTATTCACATTGGTTCCATTGGAACTGGTGTCATTGGAGTCCGTCATGTACATGGGAGTCCTGTTAGCATAAAGGAACCGATCCGAGGCAAATCCTTTGACAGTAAGGGTGGCTGCATAGGTGTCGTTCCCAGCAGCATTGCTTGCAATGCAAACATAGGTCCCGCTGTCTTGATCTTGAGCAAATCGGATTTCCAGTGTGCCATCTCCTAGTACTGTGGCTCTTCCATTGGATTTCATGGTGACCAGTCTTCGGCGTGGAGTCACCCAGGAGATGGTTGGTTGAGGATCACCATCTGCACTGCACATGAGCTGTACTGTTTGCCCTTCATCTACCACCAAGTATTGCAGTTTCTTGTCTTGGATCCTGGGCTTCTTGCAAGTGAAGTAGAAAGAAAGGGCAGTGCTGTGGAAGTCCTTGAAGGACCTTTCTTTGACGCTGTCAGGGCCAGCGCACATGGGCTGCTGGATGCCAAATTGCAGCATGGGCTGCCTTTGTAATATCCAAAGGAGGCGACAGTCACAAGCAAGAGGGTTGTTGTTTATGGAGAGGATTTCAAGGGCTTTGGTGGAATGGAACACATTCTCTTCTATGGTTTCTAACAAGTTTTGGGACACATTTAGCACACGCAGGAACCGGAGCCCTTGGAAAGCATGGGGTTCAATGGTGCGCAACTGGGCCCCAACTATGTGAAGCTCCTGTAGGCGCACCAATTCTGCAAGCATGCCTGACTCAATGGTGCTGATGGGGTTGTAGGAGAGGTTCAAGTGTGTTAGGTAAACCAGTTGCTTCAGAGCTGAATAAGGTATTGTGGACAAATTGGTGTTGGTGacggagagaaaagtgaggttcaGCCCATATAAGCTGTTGCTAGGCATCATGTCCAGCATAGACCAGTAGTTAATTTCTAGATTTTTCAGGCGGAACAATCTCTTAAAGgcaaatgcaggcaaaaggttAATACTGAGATGTTTCAGGTGCAGGCTGATGAGGTTGTGAAGGTGGGAGAGGGCTTCTGTTGGTACAGCTGTTAGGTTGCATTTTTCCAAAGTAAGCTGCTCCAGGCTAAGTAGTCCACTAAATGCCCTGTGGGATATATATACCAGATCATTATCCCCTACTTCGAGGGACTTCAAGTTGTGTAGATCCTGGAACATGTAATCCAGTAGAATGACAATCTTATTTTCACTGATATCTAGCTTTGTTAAGTTTGACAGTCCAGTGAATACCCCTAAAGGAACCAGCTTCAGACGGTTTCCTTTGAGTCTCAAGGAGCGCAAGTTAAACAGATTGTTAAAGGCTCCTGGCTCTACATTGGCGATGACGTTGTCACTGAGATCTATCTCCTCAAGGAGTGGGTAAGATGTGAATTCCTCCGGGCTGATGTTTTTTAGCTTGTTCTTGCTAAGATCCAGGATTTTAGTCTCAATGGGGATGCCCTCGGGGATGGCAGTCAGGCGCCTCCGGTGACAGCTGACAGACTTGTTCTGTGCTGAACACTCACAACGCGCTGGGCAGCCTATGGTAGAGCCCAtgaaaagcagcagcacagcCAGACCTAGAAATGGCTGCCAGCATGATATGGCTGTGTGAAGCATGACTCCACTGATGTTGTCTAATCTTCTGTCACAGGCCTgccaagagggagggaaaaaagagagtTAATAAGGCCAAGAAGCTCAAAATAAAAGTTCCATTCATTTTAAGCTAAAACAAACGGCTAAAGAACCTTTTACTGTCAGCTTAGATCCAAACCCCTGCTTGCACTAAAAGCAAGTATTTTCACTTGTGTAACAGCAGGCCCACTGCTTTTGAAATCCCCCTCCATTTGCAGAGCTACATTGTAAACTGTTCCCAGAATTCCCAGTTCTCAAAACACCAGGGAATGCAGCAGTAGACTACACCTGGAAGGGGGAGTTAGGAaagttgaaacattttatttacagaatttatattctgcctttctgcacaATCAGGGCTATCAAGACAGCTAACATTTAATGACAAAACTTTATAAAACAatcattaaaaacaatttaaaaacaaattaaaatacatatataaaaatacatatccagcaattaaaacacagagcaggaagaagaggttATTGAGGCAACATGAGATCAAAAAGTCTTCATTTAATGGCTCAGTGCtgctcacagttctctggaaaccgtttgccctccccaccccccagtactagacctgtttttaaaaagaatcttggCGGTGCACTTCAACATCTAGTTGCCTAATATTACTTCATGTTTTCATATAAAGCTTGTCGCTGCTTTTTAATTCATACAATATATAACCTGAGACTATCATATTGCTCTTCCCTTCCATAAACTTGCATTTCTGTCTGGGTATATTGGCCATACTGCTCAGAGGCTTAGCAGCAATCTATTTATTCACAAAATATATAGCACCTGAAGAACTGCGTTATTAAAGTAATAATAAATGAAGAATTCTATATAATAACATTTGGTTCAAATAATGGCATTTCAGTGTTCAAAGTATTTCATACACATTATTATGGGTAATCCTTATAGACATCTTGTAAGGTTGGTTATTACTATTAACCCCATGTTAGAGATGACAAAGCAGACCAGCTGAGGATTGTGATATATTTATTATACACATCACAATGGAACAGTTTGCTCCCCGCACCTGTGGAAATTTGTGTGAGTTGGTTTAGCTTCAGAATGGGGCAGAGTCCCAGCTTAGTTAACTATTTCATAATTAGAAGTGCAGACTGAATGAGTTTGAAACTGTCAGCTTCCATCAATGCaattaacattttgttttaaGGACCCCATTTTTATTAACCTGAATAAATACCCTAATCCTGACCTAAAAGCAAAAGGGAACATTGTAAGAATTAGAGAGGATGGCTTGCTAGGGCCATCTAGTGAGATCAAGGCAACTATGAAATTCAAATTGAGAACTTTCTGATTTGTAGCGCCATCTCTCAGCCACTATGAtgtaccattatttatttatattatttttcgaCTGCTTTTCTGCCATACAGCAAGAAGGTTAAATATATACAAATAACtacagatgtattttaaaatccacagcattatataaacaataaaaggtcaacaataatttaaaaaaacataaggaATTAGATAATTAgataaaaccccccccccccatctttttagCTTGTAATcacttttggaattttaagaACATAGATAGGACACTGTTGcagaatggctgccatgaggtTCAGAGGTCAGTCAGAAAACACTAGGAGGCACTGCCCTTCAATGGAGGCAGCAATTTCTGAATGGGTGTTCCTTGTCTCCCGGGTTTGTCTAAAGCACCTCTTGCTCCAATAATGAggagaagagctgtgactggttgtttccttttaaaaagatgtacTTTGTTGAAGAAACACATGGGTACCAGGAATTGCTCctacagaaaatatttaaaaaaatacacactcAAATAAATACCTATCCACTGAAGTAATAGCTCCGCCCTCCATAATACTCTCAATGgctgaaggtgaaaggaagataAAAGGTAGAGTGGTTGGTGAGTGGGAAGAAGAACAAGTGATGACATGCAAGTTgccaggagaaaagaaagaagaaatagtgtgggtaGGGGAATTCAGGGAAAGTAAGGtgcccctgaaagttttgaagaGAATTGACCCTAGCCCAAACAAAGAAAAACTACAAAATGCTTCCTATCAAACGGAACCAATACTGAAGTTTATCATTGCTCAGGGAAGTGAGAAGGCATgacataaatgggggggggggcaaaagagaGACTGGGGCAGGCAGTAGATCATAGGaaccaatacaataaataaataagaggaaaCCACAaaggtatagaacaggggtagggaacctgcggctctccagatgtttaggaactacaattcgcatcagcccctactagcatggccaattggccatgctgacagaggctgatgggaattgtagttcctgaacatctggagagccgcaggttccctacccctggtatagaaggcCGATCAATGTATTAAGGCCTACAATAAAGAAGCTGGTTGTTATGCTCTTTTGAGAaatcaagggaagggaagatctAAGTCAAGTCCTCAATTTAAGAGCAATCTATTCCTTTAgatgatttattttattacagaagaaaaagcaggCTTGTTCAGGAAGCAAGGGAAGCAGATTGTGTCTGGCCTTCTCATGGGCATTGCTGGCACATTTCAAAGCCCACTGGCGGTAAAGACTATGGATATAATGTCTGCAAACAAATAACATGGATAGGGCCAAATTTTCATTTATTCTCAAATGCTAATGAACTCATAGTTCAGGCCTATGCTTATAGAGTCCACTGTTTTGAGGTATATCAAAGAATAAGCTATAGGCACaatgtaaatattaaataaatatctgGAAATTCCACCAGTCCAAAGATAGGACAGACTGATGGATGAgacaatttatttttccccacgTAGCTTTTCTAAACACATGAAAACTATCTTCAAGCATTTTTAAGACAGTCCCTTTTGTTTCTTGTCGTATACCAAATTGTTAAAAAGAAAGATAGCAAATATGCACAgtgattttaaatttgtattgttCTTTTCCAGAATAGTGGGTTTGATACACTCACACAGAATAGTGGGTTTGATACACTCACACATGGCACTCTGAACTCTTGTGAAATGCAACCAATGCCCAGTACTAGCTAAAGTTAGACACACTGTTTGTAAAAGTGGCAAATTGCCTCACACAATTCTCTGAACATGCTTCGGTCTTAACTTGCAGAGAGCCTTTCAATTCTGCTCATGGGCTTCTCTTTGAGTAGAAGGGTAATGTATGGTGGCATTCTGATCTAGCCAAAGAACACAAATGCAGCCCTTTCTTCACTATGTGACCTTGAGATAATATTTCAACAGTGTCTTGGAACTACAGGCTGCTGAGACTCATTTAGgcccctttctcttcttcagtCAAAGCTTTGTGAGTCAAAGAATTGCTAGTTATGtccagctgtgcaaaaaaaaaatatatataaccaaACTAAACCTCACTTCATTAGGAATTAAGTTACAACTGAAAATATATCAGTCCCTGTGATTTAGGTCTTTCCAGTGAATTCTGATCAAAGTAGCTTTCAACTACTCTGATCATTACTTTCTCAACTCAGGCTGGGATGTGGTG
The DNA window shown above is from Sphaerodactylus townsendi isolate TG3544 linkage group LG07, MPM_Stown_v2.3, whole genome shotgun sequence and carries:
- the LINGO2 gene encoding leucine-rich repeat and immunoglobulin-like domain-containing nogo receptor-interacting protein 2 codes for the protein MLHTAISCWQPFLGLAVLLLFMGSTIGCPARCECSAQNKSVSCHRRRLTAIPEGIPIETKILDLSKNKLKNISPEEFTSYPLLEEIDLSDNVIANVEPGAFNNLFNLRSLRLKGNRLKLVPLGVFTGLSNLTKLDISENKIVILLDYMFQDLHNLKSLEVGDNDLVYISHRAFSGLLSLEQLTLEKCNLTAVPTEALSHLHNLISLHLKHLSINLLPAFAFKRLFRLKNLEINYWSMLDMMPSNSLYGLNLTFLSVTNTNLSTIPYSALKQLVYLTHLNLSYNPISTIESGMLAELVRLQELHIVGAQLRTIEPHAFQGLRFLRVLNVSQNLLETIEENVFHSTKALEILSINNNPLACDCRLLWILQRQPMLQFGIQQPMCAGPDSVKERSFKDFHSTALSFYFTCKKPRIQDKKLQYLVVDEGQTVQLMCSADGDPQPTISWVTPRRRLVTMKSNGRATVLGDGTLEIRFAQDQDSGTYVCIASNAAGNDTYAATLTVKGFASDRFLYANRTPMYMTDSNDTSSNGTNVNTFSLDLKTILVSTAMGCFTFLGVVLFCFLLLFVWSRGKGKHKTNIDLEYIPRKNNGAVVEGEVPGPRRFNMKMI